A stretch of the Aphis gossypii isolate Hap1 chromosome 2, ASM2018417v2, whole genome shotgun sequence genome encodes the following:
- the LOC114130340 gene encoding cytochrome b-c1 complex subunit 7-like, which yields MSIIKALASNVAVRRWAYNLSGFNKFGLHHDDVLQENEDVKEALRRLPAHKVDERSFRIMRAMQLSLQKIELPKEEWTKFEEDDRYLQPYLEEVIKEREEKEYWEKNYY from the exons ATGTCTATTATAAAAGCTTTAGCTTCCAATG TGGCTGTTCGCCGCTGGGCATATAATCTTTCTGGTTTCAATAAATTCG GATTACATCACGATGATGTATTGCAAGAAAATGAGGATGTTAAGGAAGCATTAAGAAGATTACCAGCCCACAAAGTAGATGAAAGGTCATTTAGAATAATGAGAGCAATGCAGCTCtcattacaaaaaattgaacttCCTAAAGAAGAATGGACTAAGTTTGAAGAA GATGACCGTTATTTACAACCATATCTCGAAGAAGTCATAAAAGAAAGAG